The Dehalogenimonas lykanthroporepellens BL-DC-9 genome includes a window with the following:
- a CDS encoding ribosomal protein L9 (KEGG: deg:DehalGT_0480 ribosomal protein L9~TIGRFAM: ribosomal protein L9~PFAM: Ribosomal protein L9-like), with translation MKVVLLKDVPTIGKTGQLKDVPDGYARNYLLKNGLAAVASKQATSLANAKVEAERNKQAKYEAELEGIARSLEKLVLEIPGKTGSGEKLYGAITSTDIADAISSTSGISVDKRKIILDEPIKQLGTHSVVVKLSKSIAPSVIVKVISKES, from the coding sequence ATGAAAGTAGTATTACTGAAAGACGTACCAACAATCGGAAAAACAGGGCAGTTGAAAGATGTTCCTGATGGTTACGCTCGTAATTATCTTTTAAAAAACGGGTTGGCCGCTGTAGCCAGTAAACAAGCTACCAGTCTGGCCAACGCAAAGGTGGAAGCCGAGCGTAATAAGCAGGCTAAATATGAAGCCGAACTCGAAGGAATAGCGCGATCTCTGGAGAAACTCGTCCTGGAGATTCCCGGAAAAACCGGTTCCGGGGAAAAACTATACGGAGCCATAACCTCAACGGACATTGCTGATGCCATATCCAGCACATCCGGAATTTCGGTCGATAAAAGGAAAATTATTTTAGACGAACCAATCAAACAGTTAGGCACCCACTCTGTGGTGGTCAAGCTGTCGAAGTCAATCGCTCCGTCTGTAATCGTCAAGGTAATTTCCAAAGAAAGCTAG
- a CDS encoding thioredoxin reductase (KEGG: det:DET0542 thioredoxin-disulfide reductase~TIGRFAM: thioredoxin reductase~PFAM: FAD-dependent pyridine nucleotide-disulphide oxidoreductase), with the protein MPTQLPYDIIIIGGGPAGLTAGLYTSRAKLKTAIIEGSAIGGRMAEAWEIENYPGFVEVINGYDLTQRMHEQTNKFGVEHIQTGVNGIEDKGSYKVVKTRLGDYQAKALIIAGGSERRKLGVPGEKELVGRGVSFCATCDGPFFRNKIVAVIGGGNGALNEAVHLTHFAERVFIIHRRDSLRATPVLQEKAKSDPKISFIWNTDVVAIEGKDSVERLKLINTKTGDESILEVGGIFVAVGLIPNTDYLKGVVDLDRNGAVVTNVRMETSVSGIYAAGDVRADSARQVVSAAGDGATAASYAQNYLSGIKTQQ; encoded by the coding sequence ATGCCAACTCAGTTACCGTATGACATCATTATAATCGGAGGGGGTCCGGCCGGACTTACCGCTGGTCTCTATACGAGTCGGGCTAAATTAAAAACTGCCATAATTGAAGGGAGTGCTATCGGCGGGCGAATGGCAGAAGCATGGGAAATTGAGAATTATCCTGGTTTCGTTGAGGTCATCAACGGCTATGATTTAACTCAACGTATGCATGAACAAACTAATAAATTTGGAGTCGAACATATTCAAACTGGTGTTAACGGTATTGAAGATAAAGGCTCTTACAAAGTCGTTAAAACCCGCCTGGGCGATTACCAGGCTAAAGCTTTAATCATTGCCGGAGGCTCTGAAAGACGAAAACTCGGCGTTCCGGGTGAAAAAGAGTTAGTTGGTCGCGGTGTTTCCTTTTGCGCCACATGTGACGGACCATTCTTCCGCAACAAAATTGTCGCTGTCATCGGAGGCGGCAATGGTGCTCTTAATGAAGCTGTTCATTTGACACATTTCGCCGAACGCGTGTTTATAATTCATCGTAGAGATTCACTAAGGGCGACACCGGTCTTGCAGGAAAAAGCCAAATCAGATCCGAAAATCAGTTTTATCTGGAATACCGATGTGGTTGCCATTGAGGGTAAAGATTCAGTAGAACGGTTAAAATTAATAAATACAAAAACGGGAGATGAGTCCATCCTGGAAGTCGGAGGAATATTCGTGGCTGTTGGACTAATCCCAAATACTGACTATTTAAAAGGCGTCGTAGACCTCGACCGGAACGGAGCAGTTGTTACCAATGTCCGAATGGAAACCAGTGTGTCTGGAATATACGCCGCAGGGGACGTAAGAGCTGATTCAGCCCGGCAGGTAGTATCCGCGGCCGGGGACGGAGCAACCGCCGCCTCTTATGCTCAGAACTATTTATCAGGAATAAAAACACAACAATAA
- a CDS encoding fatty acid/phospholipid synthesis protein PlsX (KEGG: deg:DehalGT_0482 fatty acid/phospholipid synthesis protein PlsX~TIGRFAM: fatty acid/phospholipid synthesis protein PlsX~PFAM: fatty acid synthesis plsX protein): MKIAVDASGGDYAPYEIVKGAIKAAQELKDQGVEIILVGKRPVLHVQAGKHLKKLNISIVHAPQNIDFHEHPVEALKSKPKSSIAVGTMMVKEGLADAFVSAGSTGAVLCAAYLLLGKIDGIERPALGSIIKLVPHAPSLLLDAGANSDCRPLHLAEFARLGNIYAKYVMGIETPRVGLMSNGSEETKGNKLVVETHQLLKNMNNIKFIGNIEGHDLVRDTADVIVVDGYTGNILIKAFEGLGDSIIKIRQVGQAVSSASHLRGRALLADVGIGHMAKSMDFREYGGACLLGVKGTIIVSHGRSRAKAIKNAILTAKRTAEQRIPELIAQEVKEHANSVTV; the protein is encoded by the coding sequence ATGAAAATTGCTGTAGACGCATCTGGCGGCGATTACGCACCATACGAGATTGTCAAAGGCGCTATCAAAGCCGCGCAAGAATTGAAAGATCAAGGGGTCGAAATAATACTGGTCGGTAAAAGACCAGTATTGCATGTCCAAGCCGGTAAACACCTAAAAAAATTGAATATATCCATAGTCCACGCTCCCCAAAATATAGACTTCCATGAACATCCGGTGGAAGCGCTGAAGTCTAAGCCGAAGTCTTCCATCGCCGTGGGAACTATGATGGTCAAGGAAGGTTTAGCTGATGCTTTCGTATCGGCTGGATCGACAGGAGCGGTATTATGTGCCGCCTATTTGTTACTGGGAAAAATCGACGGTATAGAGCGGCCGGCTCTGGGTAGTATTATCAAGCTTGTTCCCCATGCGCCATCTCTTCTACTCGACGCAGGGGCTAACTCTGATTGCCGTCCTTTGCACCTGGCTGAATTCGCAAGGCTGGGTAATATTTATGCAAAATATGTCATGGGAATTGAAACTCCTAGAGTAGGATTGATGAGTAACGGGTCGGAAGAAACAAAAGGAAATAAACTCGTCGTCGAAACCCATCAATTATTGAAGAACATGAACAATATCAAGTTCATTGGCAACATTGAAGGTCATGACCTGGTCCGGGATACCGCTGATGTAATCGTAGTTGATGGTTATACTGGCAATATCCTGATCAAGGCATTTGAAGGGCTGGGAGATTCAATCATCAAAATCAGGCAAGTCGGTCAAGCTGTTTCCTCTGCATCTCATCTTAGAGGACGAGCCTTACTGGCAGACGTAGGAATTGGTCACATGGCAAAGAGTATGGATTTCAGGGAGTATGGGGGGGCTTGTCTTCTAGGGGTGAAAGGAACAATTATCGTTTCACACGGGCGTTCACGAGCTAAAGCTATTAAAAACGCAATACTTACCGCAAAACGTACCGCTGAACAGCGCATTCCGGAATTAATTGCCCAGGAGGTTAAAGAGCATGCCAACTCAGTTACCGTATGA
- a CDS encoding CoA-substrate-specific enzyme activase (KEGG: dev:DhcVS_485 BadF/BadG/BcrA/BcrD ATPase~TIGRFAM: CoA-substrate-specific enzyme activase~PFAM: ATPase BadF/BadG/BcrA/BcrD type) produces the protein MNYFVGIDIGSVNSKIAVLNGRCAVVFSLTSPTNGKPIAVSRELIAQCEQLIGKEYSLTVTGSARDLVGKELHADIVKNEITCQALAADYYLPEASSVIEIGGQDSKLILLSNGFVENFSMNTVCAAGTGSFLEHQATRLGMPIEKFADIGSNSANPEKINARCTVFAESDMIHAQQSGACPSDIIFGLCLALARNFLSDTGKIGGIKPPVVFQGGVARNQAMVKAFTEVLGIEPFIPNQPELSGAMGAALIQIRNIKHNVSTVSSCIS, from the coding sequence ATGAATTATTTTGTCGGGATTGATATAGGCTCGGTAAATTCTAAGATTGCCGTATTGAATGGTCGGTGTGCAGTTGTATTTTCCTTGACATCACCGACAAATGGCAAGCCGATTGCCGTTTCGAGAGAGTTGATAGCCCAGTGCGAACAACTCATAGGCAAAGAATACTCATTGACTGTGACCGGAAGTGCCCGCGACCTGGTTGGGAAAGAACTCCATGCGGATATTGTGAAAAACGAAATTACCTGTCAAGCGTTAGCCGCAGATTATTATTTACCTGAGGCTTCGTCTGTTATAGAAATTGGCGGCCAGGATTCTAAACTGATATTGCTTAGTAATGGGTTCGTCGAAAACTTTTCCATGAATACGGTCTGTGCCGCCGGTACGGGTTCATTCTTGGAGCATCAAGCGACTCGCCTTGGAATGCCGATCGAAAAGTTCGCCGACATCGGCTCGAATAGTGCCAACCCCGAGAAAATAAACGCCCGTTGTACTGTTTTTGCCGAATCAGACATGATACATGCCCAACAGTCCGGTGCTTGTCCATCAGATATAATCTTCGGTCTATGCCTGGCTTTGGCACGTAACTTTCTTTCCGACACCGGAAAAATCGGGGGTATAAAACCCCCAGTGGTTTTCCAAGGCGGTGTCGCCAGAAACCAAGCGATGGTAAAGGCGTTTACGGAAGTGTTAGGTATCGAGCCGTTCATTCCCAATCAACCCGAATTGTCAGGAGCTATGGGAGCCGCCTTGATACAGATACGCAATATAAAGCATAATGTAAGTACCGTTTCTTCCTGCATTTCTTAA
- a CDS encoding amidohydrolase (KEGG: deg:DehalGT_0484 amidohydrolase~TIGRFAM: amidohydrolase~PFAM: peptidase M20; peptidase dimerisation domain protein): MIHKLSDLKTRLIAEINGHSDYLRSIALQIHSNPELGFEEYKATKILTEYLRDSGFNIESGIYGLPTAFRATYGEGRPRLAFLGEYDALPDIGHACGHNLIAASSAGASVACRRVVDLYGGQIQYIGTPAEELFGGKIIMCQKGCFDDLDAVMMVHPESGKSVAMAKALACATLNVEYFGQEAHAAAEPHAGVNALDAIVIAYNALSALRQHIRPDARVHGIITDGGVAANIVPGHSAGVFLVRATELDYLEELKNKVLGCFRAGEQATSAKLDYSWDSIVYQPLKNNNTLAKLFVDNFESLGQEIDLTDSTSTFGSTDMGNVSQILPGLHAFVSIAPAQIAGHTREFAQAAQSELGINAMTDAAKALAMTVADLFSQPELLVKMKDEFKTRQVNI, encoded by the coding sequence ATGATTCACAAACTATCTGATTTGAAAACCCGCCTTATTGCAGAAATAAACGGCCATTCCGATTACCTGAGGTCGATTGCCCTTCAAATACATTCCAATCCTGAGTTAGGATTTGAAGAATACAAAGCTACAAAAATACTGACCGAATACTTAAGAGATTCAGGCTTCAATATCGAATCAGGGATTTATGGTCTTCCTACAGCTTTCCGAGCTACTTATGGTGAAGGCCGTCCCAGACTGGCCTTTCTCGGCGAATACGATGCGTTGCCTGACATAGGCCACGCTTGCGGGCACAATCTTATTGCCGCTTCGAGTGCCGGAGCCAGTGTTGCCTGCCGGCGAGTGGTTGACCTTTACGGAGGTCAAATACAGTATATCGGAACCCCGGCCGAAGAGTTGTTCGGCGGCAAGATAATCATGTGCCAAAAAGGTTGTTTCGACGACCTTGACGCGGTTATGATGGTGCATCCGGAATCAGGGAAAAGTGTAGCGATGGCCAAAGCGCTGGCTTGCGCAACACTCAATGTCGAATATTTCGGTCAGGAAGCCCATGCGGCGGCCGAACCTCACGCCGGAGTGAACGCTTTGGACGCAATAGTAATTGCATACAATGCTTTGTCAGCTTTACGTCAGCACATCCGGCCCGATGCGAGGGTTCACGGTATTATTACTGATGGAGGGGTAGCGGCTAACATCGTTCCCGGTCACTCAGCTGGTGTATTCTTGGTTCGAGCGACTGAATTGGACTATTTAGAAGAATTAAAAAATAAAGTACTTGGATGTTTCAGAGCCGGAGAGCAGGCAACCAGTGCCAAGTTGGATTACAGTTGGGACTCAATCGTTTACCAACCACTAAAGAATAACAATACTCTGGCCAAACTATTTGTAGATAACTTCGAGTCGCTGGGGCAGGAAATCGACTTGACCGATTCAACGTCGACATTTGGAAGCACTGACATGGGTAATGTCTCCCAAATACTGCCAGGATTGCATGCATTTGTTTCTATAGCTCCTGCTCAAATTGCGGGACATACCAGGGAATTCGCACAGGCGGCTCAATCCGAACTCGGTATCAATGCCATGACAGACGCCGCGAAAGCCTTGGCAATGACCGTGGCTGACCTGTTCTCACAGCCGGAGCTATTGGTCAAGATGAAAGACGAATTCAAAACCCGCCAGGTGAATATATGA
- a CDS encoding molybdenum cofactor synthesis domain protein (KEGG: bld:BLi03085 hypothetical protein~TIGRFAM: molybdenum cofactor synthesis domain protein~PFAM: molybdopterin binding domain) yields the protein MGYIDHKEASPTSVSFGIVTVSDSRTEDTDESGRYLTDVLLEHGHSVNGYQLIKNNGEAIHRVIEKFIGHPEIQIIIFTGGTGISHRDLTVETITPLFKKQIPGFGELFRYLTWQEIGTASIMSRAIAGVIDNKVFLCLPGSLNAVKLALESIILPEAGHLIREARR from the coding sequence ATGGGGTATATTGATCACAAAGAAGCGTCTCCGACAAGTGTTTCCTTCGGTATCGTAACGGTTTCTGATTCCCGTACAGAGGATACCGATGAGTCAGGCCGTTATCTAACTGACGTCCTGCTTGAGCATGGCCATTCGGTGAATGGTTATCAACTGATAAAGAACAACGGCGAGGCAATACACCGGGTTATTGAAAAGTTCATTGGTCATCCTGAAATCCAGATTATAATATTCACCGGCGGCACTGGGATATCTCACCGGGATTTAACTGTAGAAACAATCACACCTCTTTTTAAAAAGCAGATACCCGGGTTTGGAGAATTATTCAGATATCTCACTTGGCAAGAGATTGGCACCGCGTCAATTATGAGTAGAGCCATAGCCGGGGTCATTGATAATAAGGTCTTTTTGTGCCTTCCGGGCTCACTGAACGCGGTTAAACTGGCTTTGGAATCGATAATATTGCCTGAAGCTGGGCACCTGATTCGGGAGGCTCGGAGATGA
- a CDS encoding molybdenum cofactor synthesis domain protein (KEGG: abi:Aboo_0289 molybdenum cofactor synthesis domain protein~TIGRFAM: molybdenum cofactor synthesis domain protein~PFAM: MoeA domain protein domain I and II; molybdopterin binding domain; MoeA domain protein domain IV): MMRPFGSLLDFDSALKAVLADTSTLDETEFVEIGLLLGRVLAEDIQATMSIPPFDRAAMDGFAVMAEDTFGASRRQPKQLTIVGKLYAGQFPEINIDSGQAIQIATGAPVPKGADAVVMVEETETKGDSVCLYKSAFPGLNIGREGEDIRIGETILKRLEVFNPGKIGVLASQGLSGANVIRKPRVAILPTGEEVASTGTTLQPGQIFDINTHTLASVVEQSGGIPVRQAIALDQPNELQLSLEKALGNDMVVISGGSSVGERDLMFTILEKMGQVKFHGIQIKPGKPTMFAIVDNKPVFGMPGYPTSCLINAYILLQPAVRKLAGLPSARPNIVKAELTHNISGSVGRRQFLPVTIKDGFTTPLFKESGAITATSHADGYLDIPQNVDILYKGSVINVHLFRD; encoded by the coding sequence ATGATGAGACCCTTTGGTTCCCTGCTGGATTTTGACTCGGCACTTAAAGCTGTTCTGGCCGATACCTCTACTTTGGATGAGACGGAGTTCGTCGAAATAGGACTTCTGTTAGGCAGAGTGCTGGCAGAGGATATCCAGGCCACAATGTCGATTCCACCGTTCGACCGAGCCGCGATGGACGGATTTGCCGTTATGGCTGAAGACACTTTTGGCGCTTCGCGGAGACAACCAAAACAATTAACAATAGTCGGCAAATTGTATGCTGGGCAGTTTCCTGAAATAAATATCGACTCCGGTCAGGCGATACAGATAGCTACCGGGGCCCCGGTTCCAAAAGGAGCCGATGCGGTGGTTATGGTAGAAGAAACCGAAACAAAAGGAGACTCGGTTTGTTTGTACAAATCAGCTTTTCCTGGACTTAATATCGGGCGGGAAGGTGAAGATATTAGAATTGGGGAAACTATTCTAAAACGGCTCGAAGTTTTCAATCCAGGGAAAATAGGCGTCTTGGCCTCACAAGGATTAAGTGGCGCCAACGTTATCCGAAAGCCTCGAGTAGCGATTCTGCCTACAGGAGAGGAAGTTGCTTCAACAGGTACTACTCTCCAACCTGGCCAGATATTTGACATAAACACTCATACTCTAGCAAGTGTTGTTGAACAAAGCGGCGGCATACCTGTAAGGCAAGCCATCGCGCTCGATCAACCGAATGAGCTTCAATTATCGCTTGAAAAAGCGCTCGGAAATGATATGGTTGTTATATCCGGAGGATCGTCGGTAGGTGAAAGAGATCTCATGTTTACCATCCTGGAGAAAATGGGCCAGGTAAAGTTTCATGGTATTCAGATAAAACCGGGAAAGCCTACCATGTTTGCTATTGTTGATAACAAACCGGTATTTGGTATGCCAGGTTATCCCACATCTTGTTTAATAAATGCCTATATTCTCCTTCAACCGGCAGTCAGGAAACTGGCCGGCTTACCATCAGCAAGACCAAATATTGTAAAAGCTGAATTAACCCATAATATTTCAGGCAGTGTAGGGCGACGGCAATTCTTGCCTGTAACCATAAAAGATGGATTTACAACTCCATTATTCAAGGAATCAGGAGCGATCACGGCTACGTCTCATGCTGATGGCTATCTTGATATTCCTCAGAATGTCGATATCTTATATAAAGGCTCCGTAATCAACGTTCATCTTTTTCGGGATTAA
- a CDS encoding peptide deformylase (TIGRFAM: peptide deformylase~KEGG: dev:DhcVS_666 peptide deformylase~PFAM: formylmethionine deformylase) yields MPVRKIRIHPDPVLRIKSKKIPVVDRSIRELVDDMVETMQTNNGCGLAAPQVGVSLRCIVIGMPEQDPFTIINPEIVKRRGERVIEEACLSIPGVGAEVTRSLEVIVKGIGRDGKPLRIKGHDLLAQALEHEIDHLNGLLFIDRVDSQEKLYKITQISDGERLEAGNRSDKDTD; encoded by the coding sequence ATGCCTGTCAGAAAAATTAGAATTCACCCCGATCCAGTGTTACGAATCAAATCAAAAAAGATACCTGTTGTAGACCGTTCCATCAGGGAGTTGGTGGACGACATGGTTGAGACCATGCAAACTAATAACGGATGTGGGCTAGCGGCACCACAGGTTGGCGTATCACTTCGTTGTATTGTTATTGGTATGCCGGAACAAGACCCTTTCACCATTATCAATCCGGAGATAGTCAAGCGACGTGGTGAAAGGGTAATTGAGGAAGCTTGTCTCAGTATTCCCGGGGTCGGTGCGGAAGTAACCAGGTCGCTTGAAGTCATCGTCAAAGGAATCGGAAGAGATGGAAAACCTTTGAGAATTAAAGGACATGACCTTTTAGCTCAGGCACTTGAGCATGAGATCGACCATTTGAATGGTTTGCTTTTCATAGACAGGGTGGATTCACAAGAAAAACTCTATAAAATAACACAAATCAGCGATGGCGAACGCCTTGAGGCGGGAAATCGGTCGGACAAGGACACCGATTGA
- a CDS encoding HAD-superfamily hydrolase, subfamily IB (PSPase-like) (KEGG: deg:DehalGT_0647 2,3-diketo-5-methylthio-1-phosphopentane phosphatase~TIGRFAM: HAD-superfamily hydrolase, subfamily IB (PSPase-like); 2,3-diketo-5-methylthio-1-phosphopentane phosphatase~PFAM: HAD-superfamily hydrolase subfamily IB hypothetical 1) — protein MKKLNKTLLQCDFDGTITEGDISFLILDHFAEGDWRTILKEYQKGRITVGDFNNRAFALVKQPQKTLESFVMANGRIRDGLGELVSYCSENGIKLVVVSNGLDFYIRTLLGKYNCDNIEINAARTVFTDSGIDARYYNHHGEEVLSEFKESYTRKFISGGYRVFYAGNGPSDIPASRLASHTFATETLEAYYREKKLAFTPFEKLTQVTEGLKKIL, from the coding sequence TTGAAAAAATTAAACAAAACACTACTTCAGTGTGATTTTGACGGTACTATTACCGAAGGCGATATCAGCTTTTTGATACTCGACCATTTTGCCGAAGGCGATTGGCGTACGATATTGAAAGAGTACCAAAAGGGCCGTATTACCGTCGGTGACTTTAATAATCGAGCTTTCGCTTTGGTGAAACAACCCCAAAAAACACTTGAATCCTTTGTGATGGCAAATGGGCGTATTCGTGATGGATTGGGTGAGTTGGTCAGTTACTGCTCGGAAAATGGTATAAAACTTGTAGTAGTCTCGAACGGCCTAGACTTCTATATAAGAACTTTACTTGGTAAATATAATTGTGACAACATTGAAATTAACGCCGCGCGAACAGTGTTCACTGATTCGGGGATAGATGCCCGGTACTATAACCATCATGGCGAGGAAGTCCTCAGCGAGTTTAAAGAGTCTTACACTCGTAAGTTCATTTCCGGTGGCTATCGAGTTTTTTATGCTGGTAATGGGCCTTCCGATATTCCCGCCTCAAGGTTGGCTTCACACACCTTTGCCACTGAAACACTGGAAGCCTACTATCGCGAAAAAAAGCTGGCCTTCACACCATTCGAAAAATTGACCCAGGTTACCGAAGGGCTGAAAAAGATACTCTAG
- a CDS encoding alanine racemase domain protein (PFAM: alanine racemase domain protein~KEGG: kol:Kole_0816 alanine racemase domain protein), giving the protein MYRHITKNIECIKKEIPSTVTIEAVVKKRSIPEITTALQSGVDIVAFNYVQEAREIIGCLNKSFIPFKSHYIGHLQKNKVAKSTELFDFIETIDDTTLAQSLNNTCRKSGVIMPVLIQVNIGRESSKSGAWPDNVIQLAETISCLPNLCLRGIMTMGPEVPSIRLRPFFVETKTLLDELVSRCLVSGPEILSMGMSDSYMLAIEEGANFIRLGKAIFSPGF; this is encoded by the coding sequence ATGTATCGACACATTACAAAAAACATTGAGTGCATCAAAAAGGAAATTCCCTCAACCGTTACGATAGAAGCTGTCGTAAAAAAAAGAAGCATTCCCGAAATTACCACGGCTCTGCAATCCGGAGTAGATATTGTTGCTTTCAACTATGTCCAGGAGGCTCGTGAGATAATCGGTTGTCTGAATAAATCATTTATTCCTTTTAAAAGCCATTATATCGGGCACCTTCAAAAGAATAAGGTAGCTAAAAGTACAGAATTATTTGATTTTATAGAGACCATAGACGATACGACATTGGCGCAGTCGCTTAATAATACTTGCCGGAAATCCGGAGTTATCATGCCGGTCCTTATACAAGTAAATATAGGCCGGGAATCCAGTAAAAGCGGGGCTTGGCCGGACAATGTTATACAGTTGGCGGAAACGATTTCTTGTTTGCCCAATCTTTGTCTCAGAGGCATCATGACTATGGGCCCGGAAGTACCATCGATTCGCCTGAGGCCTTTTTTTGTCGAAACCAAAACATTGTTGGATGAACTGGTTTCCAGATGTCTAGTAAGTGGGCCGGAGATTCTATCCATGGGAATGAGTGATTCTTACATGTTAGCTATCGAAGAAGGCGCCAATTTCATCAGGCTGGGAAAGGCAATATTCAGCCCTGGATTCTAG
- a CDS encoding transposase mutator type (KEGG: sth:STH2289 transposase~manually curated~PFAM: transposase mutator type) encodes MAKDRMTLLELLRKSGSDGDLDFLREGVKMLAEAVMELEVKQKTGAEKHERSNGRLTYRNGYRGRIWDTRAGTIPLAIPRLRDGSYFPSLLEPRRRAEHALLAVIQEAYVLGISTRKVESLVQSLGLNGVSKSEVSRICGALDDEVERWRHRPLLWRYPYLWLDATYVKVRDSGRVVSQAVIIAYGVRETGEREIIGLEVGPSEDGVFWKEFLRGLVSRGLSGVMLVISDAHLGLKEAISTVLTGVSWQRCRVHFMRNALARVPRGAQAMVSAAIRTIFAQPDRDSACSQLRRVADNLRLRFGPVADQLEEAEPDILAYTAFPREHWRQLYSTNPLERLNKEIKRRSNVVGIFPNSQSVIRLIGAVLMEQQDEWEVGRRYFSLDSMKKTLEGAQEEPLIMALPA; translated from the coding sequence ATGGCCAAAGACAGGATGACACTTTTGGAATTGCTACGCAAGTCAGGAAGTGACGGTGATCTTGATTTTCTGAGAGAAGGGGTGAAGATGCTGGCCGAAGCGGTCATGGAGCTTGAGGTTAAGCAGAAGACCGGAGCTGAGAAACATGAGCGCAGTAACGGTCGTTTAACCTACCGTAACGGCTACCGGGGGCGTATCTGGGACACCCGGGCCGGCACGATACCCTTGGCGATTCCCCGGTTGCGGGACGGCAGTTATTTCCCCAGCTTGCTCGAGCCCCGGCGCCGGGCGGAACATGCCTTGCTGGCGGTAATCCAGGAAGCCTATGTATTGGGCATCAGCACCCGCAAGGTGGAATCTCTGGTTCAGTCACTGGGGCTTAACGGGGTCAGTAAGAGCGAGGTATCGCGAATATGCGGGGCTCTGGACGATGAAGTGGAACGATGGCGCCACCGGCCTTTGTTATGGCGTTATCCCTATCTGTGGCTGGATGCGACCTACGTCAAGGTCAGGGATTCAGGGCGGGTGGTCAGTCAGGCGGTAATTATCGCCTACGGAGTCCGTGAAACCGGAGAACGCGAGATCATCGGGCTTGAGGTCGGCCCCAGTGAAGACGGTGTATTCTGGAAAGAGTTTCTGCGGGGGTTGGTCAGCCGTGGTTTGAGCGGGGTGATGCTGGTAATCAGTGATGCTCATCTGGGGCTGAAGGAAGCCATCAGCACGGTACTCACCGGGGTATCGTGGCAACGCTGCCGGGTGCACTTCATGCGCAATGCGCTGGCCAGAGTGCCGCGGGGCGCCCAGGCTATGGTATCTGCCGCTATCCGGACCATTTTCGCTCAACCTGACCGCGATAGCGCTTGCAGCCAACTCCGCCGGGTAGCCGATAACCTCAGACTCCGATTCGGTCCTGTGGCCGACCAATTGGAAGAGGCAGAACCGGATATCCTGGCCTATACCGCCTTCCCGCGGGAACACTGGCGGCAACTGTACTCTACCAATCCCCTGGAGAGACTGAACAAGGAAATCAAGCGCCGCAGTAATGTGGTCGGCATCTTTCCCAACAGCCAATCGGTAATCAGGCTGATTGGGGCGGTGTTAATGGAACAGCAGGACGAGTGGGAGGTCGGACGACGCTACTTTTCTTTGGATTCGATGAAGAAAACGCTGGAAGGGGCGCAGGAGGAACCCCTGATCATGGCTTTACCAGCTTGA